TCAAATGATTTAGTGATGTTGCCTGTTGTATATATAAGACATCATCAACATCAAGAGGGTATAGATTAGATAATTTGGCTAATGATAAACAAATGACATGTTCTTTTGTTACTTGAAAAGAGCACATGCATTGCCAAGAGCGTACTGTATCCAGTGCTGTTATTGGCTAATGATGATTACGTAGAATCTTTTAGTTCGATGGTAGTGAGATTAACACTTCTGCGTTTAAGACTGTGATTTAACTGCTTCACATCTAAAGGGGTTAGGTGTTTATTCATCCACTGTTTAAATACACTCAACGACTCAGATTTTCTGGtttatttatgtttcttctttGTGAAGATGGTTTAATATATACACCAGAGGATACGAGTTCTTCGTCCCAAAACTCAAAACAAAATTGTACAGTTTCTTCAAGTAGCATCAGTTTGGTTTTTGGATTAATAATTTGTCACATGCTCTTAAGACCCACCTAATTATGGACAGTGGCACATGGAACCGTTACATTATCAACATCAATTTTCCAGTTTTCAAAAGGGCTAAAAACATCCAAATCCAAACAGTAGTGAACTAACTCCTCTGGCGGAATTCATTATAGGATATAACCTACCTTTTATGATTCTTCAATGTGATATAAGATTTAAAGgatttattaaaaagagttttattttgatttttaattcaCCTTAGCTAGATTCTACCTTTACCCTTACTGCACCATTAAGAACAGTTCTTAATGTTCTTGTAAAGAAACTTGTAAAAAGAGTTTAATGTTCAGCATTCAACTCACCTTTctgtaataaaagaaatttgaaaatttcaaaagcatGTATAATGAAGTCAACATTTctactagtttttttttttctgtaatactgaacattaaaaatacattatattgatattttagaagttcttttaatatattttaaattttcaaaattaacgACTATAAGTATATTTTAGAGTCATAATAGAGGAATAACACAGAAAAACTTAGGATTTCATTGTGATGGCTTTTACTATATAAAgtgaattttacattttaaatgaCAGTTCATTTTAATCCAGTTTGGACTAATCTCAGTATAGGTTTTAATACCCAGAGACGTATCAGAAAATGGAGTTATGAAGCGGTGACAGAATAAATATAGCTTTTAACATAAACTAGGACTGAAAATAATTTGACATAATGAAAACTACTTTTTGATTAGAACTCGTTTTCCATCATAAATGCAGAGTAGTTTACCTGAACCAATTGCCTTTGTTGGATATGACCATCTACTGTAGCACCGATAGTAGCAAACTCAGAGCTGACACATGGAACGAGGATTCCCtccaatttttcctttttttaatataaaaacatgaatgtataaggaaaataaatcacaagaaaaatataaaggtGAAATTCCATTAGATGCACTGatacatatttttgttcttttattatGTTATCCTTAACTTCTTAACTTGAGTTTgagaaattatttaagaaattcaCTTTCATTACATCAGCAATGGAAGAAATAGTCATGGAACACGCATGTCTAACTTCTAGATGGGATTAAGAATGACAGAGATATTTGATAAACTTATGTTACAATTACATTTTGTGAAAAGCACGGGTCACTACTGGTGGCAATTAATTAGGTGAATTAACAAGATTCAAAGCAAATTAAGCAGAGAGGATAGATAATAGGGGTGAGGCTATCCTATAAGAACCAAAATCGCAACCCCTTTATTCAatccatatttttctttcttcctacTCTTCTCTCCACAGTTTAAGTTTTCTTGCCATCTGTATCTACAAAAATTATCATAGCATAGCATGGATGGTATTCTTGACAAAACATTTAAGCTTCTCTAATGGTCCCTCCCTAGTACAAGGCACTTCTTCACACCACAACTTTTCCGAAGAAAACAAAACCTACGAGAGAGAGCTCGTGGTCTCTTTATGTATGTGAGACCCAAACGCGGCGTTGCTTCTTGTTCTCTGTTTTCAAGTGCTCTACTCTGCATGAAACAGAGTACCCTGTTGGATTGTTCTTTGCAATGAGGTATATTCGGAGCAACAGCTTCAAGAGGTTCTTCTCCTTTGGAAGACGTAGTTCAAGGGAGCAAGTTCCGAGTCCTAACGGTGGAGAAAGTCACGAGACTCTTCCGTATAAAGAAGAACCTTTTGGAAGACCCTCTTGGAAGTGCTTCTCTTATGAGGACTTGTTTGATGCCACAAATGGCTTCAGCTCAGGTAATTCAGGTTTCGTTTGAAAAATTAAgtagcctttttttttttttggttttgttaaacttttttttttcttcttgtgacAGAAAATTTGGTTGGAAAGGGAGGGTATGCGGAAGTGTACAAGGGGACAATGAATGGGGGAGAAGAAATTGCTGTGAAGAGACTCACAAGAACTTCGAGGGAcgagagaaaggagaaagagTTTTTGACAGAGATTGGTACAATTGGTCATGTGAACCATTCCAATGTGTTGCCTCTTCTGGGGTGTTGTATTGACAATGGCCTTTACCTTGTTTTTGAGCTATCTTCTAGAGGTTCTGTTGCATCTCTTCTTCACGGTAATTCCTAAACTAATATCAgccaaaaaaaaatcttttgtttCTCATAAAGatcgaaataaaaaaaagggtttttaGCGGTGTGTGGATTTTCTTTGTAGATGAAAAGTTGCCCCCTTTGGATTGGAAAACGAGGCACAAGATAGCCATTGGAACTGCTCGCGGCCTCCACTACTTGCATAAGGGCTGCAAAAGGAGGATAATCCACCGGGATATTAAGGCATCAAACATTTTGTTAACAAAGGATTTTGAGCCACAGGTCCTTTTTTAatcactttttctattttagttgAATCAATATTTGAAAGAAAGTTGTTTTATGGGTTTATTTTTACCGTTTATGAGTGGCAGATATCTGATTTTGGACTAGCAAAATGGCTTCCATCTCAGTGGACTCATCATTCCATTGCCCCAATAGAAGGGACATTTGGGTACTCATCTTTCCATGGAGCCTTCAATGATAAAGATGATGGATGGatagtataatttaaataaaatagatgaaTGGTTTTGTAGGCATTTGGCCCCAGAGTACTACTTGCATGGAGTTGTGGATGAGAAGACAGATGTGTTTGCCTTTGGTGTGTTCTTGCTGGAAGTAATCTCTGGCAGAAAACCAGTAGATGGGTCACACCAAAGCTTACACAGCTGGGTAAGTAATCCCTCCTTTTTCCTTTCTGACTTTGTTCTGGCGTGTTACAAGAGAAATGCTGCCTTTTGCTTTGTTTGGTTAAGTCATTATTAATTAACGCTATTATCGGTAAACATGCATTTTGAACAAATAGGCTAAACCAATTTTGAACAAAGGTGGGATTGAAGAGTTGGTAGATCCAAGGCTTGAAGGGGCTTACGATGTCACACAGTTAAAAAGATTTTCCTTTGCTGCATCTCTCTGCATTCGGGCTTCTTCCACTTGGCGACCCACCATGACTGAGGTACCTTACACTTCTTTCCCACATTAACAATCtcattatttattcatattacATCTAAAATAACCTCactattaattcaattttattacaaattattaaaaacacaaatagactttatttaatgaaagcactttttattttttttaatatttttaaaataataataaaggctATATTTTAAAGatccttttcttatttaatttttttgtatctCTGGAGCTTTGGTTGgcatatgttttaaaatattttttattgtttatgcaTCATAGGACAagaatcttttaaaaaatcgttttaatagttataaaatatttcgtAAGAGTACTCTTTTAAGACTGACTTATACATTATTTcgttattaaaatagataaaaaagattaagaattaaacaaatgttaaattttttttgaaaaacaatatcATTAAATAAGAACTCTTTTTGAATCTTGTGTAAGATAAAGAAGTATTTAATATGCCATACTACATGATTTCAATTGcttaaagttattaaatatgttttatattatttataataaaataaacattttcaaaatactttttatatttagttttctcAACAACATCTGCAAATAAATTGGTATCTTCGTGTTCCTCCATCAATTTTCTTGCCGCCATGGAAACTAATCACCAACTTCGATTTGATCATCAGATTATTTAGGAACAATAAAATGACTGGTATAACCACCACGATGTTTTGCGCAGCTAAAACACATTTGATGTATAGCAAAATTATATTGAAACGTGAcacttgtcattttcttttttattatttgccAAGTCAAATTTTCTTTAGACATGATATCTTCTGTAGTAATAGCAACGCTTCcaagtaattaaaagaaatattattattgtttaataattgtattgcgactgttaattaattattattattatttgataagcAACTATTTATTCATTGTTTAATTTTCTCAACGTCTGAATTTGTTTGTTGGGTTGAATTAACCTTGGGAAGGATTGTGAAATTGTCACGTTATCTATTATTAGCACGTGTAGCGTGTTCACCAGTCTCATTATTGCGTTTTAGATAAGCCAGTTTCCAAGTTAGCAATAAAGTATGCATATAAAAGAACAGTTTTCTGGCTTGAAAGTTCAAACAATCgattaactttttcatttatttaattacgATCGCTTTCATCATAATTTTTTCCCATGCACATTCATCAATCACTCGATGTTCTCTTGTACCGAATTTTATCCCTTTATGGTAACACCGCGACAGTTTTAGAAATATTGAAAAGAGTTAATTATGAATTGACAGGTATTAGAGATAATGGAAGAGGGAGAAAGAGATGTGGAAAAGTGGAAAATggcagaagaagaagaggaggaagaagaagaagagttctGGGGATTTGAGGATCTGGAATATGAATACGATAGCTCATTTTCAATGTCATTACTTGATTCGATTGGAAGCACTGGTTAGGAATTAGACGGTTTGtatatatagaaattgtgtCGGCAACTGGAGAGGAAAATGACAGAGAAGGTTGTTCTGATGCAGTAATCAATTTCAATGATATATGCTAGTTTTCTGAAACAAGGTATGATGATTGGGTCCAAAATGTCTACTCGCTGCAATTTTTCAACATGATGTGACTCAACTATCAATAATATCAGGTTTTAAGCCGTTTCGACACAGACATTGGAAAAAGATTGACCTTAAAATTatgcttcatcttcttcatcgaAGGAGACCCCGTGATTTCGGTGAATCATCTCAATTTACATCTTAATCATATTTTCATTCctatatatcaaaatcaacatgTTAGTAGCTCCAACATGTGATTTTATCTCATCCTTCTTACATAATAATCCAgcacaatttataattttttttttattaattgttaatattttatattataataagtaaataattaaaacacaaatatattattgtaatgaATAAGATAAGATGATAtaaattttggtattttatcaaacaacttttgatgtaaaatataattcttttattgaaaatttttaatgatGGTTCTCATTTTaaggtaaaatttattttaattgcgaaatttattttataaaattgctaaatattattttataaaagcttaattaagtattttaagGTTATCATTGATTTTTTAATCGAGCCTTTATTATCAGGTACTTAAAATAGTTGTAATTCTCGATTGAGTTatcttgaataatatttttattgatttgggtgattcttattttattctttcatcttattacataattaataatacaatattGTGATTAATGTAATACGATAAtggagaaaatattttattccttAACACATGAAAACAATGAAACGACACAACCCAATAGCATAACAACCATGTTATCCAATTAacgaaataaataaatgacaaaatattaattaaaaaatataaaatttaaatacgtaataaaaaatcaatagaactcaattaaaattatacaaattaataatcagtttaattaaatcttttataaatagTACATAATATATGATGAAACCGTCTATTGAGATGaatagatattaaatattttttaatatttaattatattttatgtttattataaccatactttattatttttaaatatattaattaaaaaattatttgattacaTCTATCAAATTACTTATCAACTTTTTATTCACTtctccctattttttttttaaatcactaaatttttattctttcttctttcacttCCTTTCCCTTTTACTCATTGATCCAaacaaatcatacaaaaaaaaaaaaacatatcatgTCACAAGGCCATTTGAAATCATATACAAAATCCAAACTCtatgattaatattaataatgcaggaaattaaaattaggcCAAACGTCTAATCACTTTGGACAAAttgcataattaaaaatacactTTGGCCAGAAAAACTAatgattaaaaagaaacaaagtaatttCTAGGTCtcaaaaatttcatatatttaacaatTCTATGTACACTATAACCTTAATATACTAactatataatttcttttatatttctcttaTGATGTTATCTTCTAACATGGGAAATATTTGAATAGGAACTATATATGTTTGCTActtaataataaagaattattgATGGAATAAACTTAGTTTTTGACTTGAACTAGCTTAGTCTTTCATAACCaagaaaatttcttttttcagaaTGAATGATTCAAGCATGATAAAGAACATAGGAAGAAAGGTTTCATTCATGGATTTATTTGCTGTCATGCAAGTTGTCATATGCAGAATGGCACAATTCCCCATTTGAAAAAATTGGAAGAGCTGTCATGTACTTGTGGATGCAAAtggtattattaattattatagtaaatatgaatatatcAATGGGGCATTTGAATTTCAATGAGTGTAATCTGAACAAATCCATAGACAACAGAGTATGATGTATTTTTGGTTGCATCCACAGTTTGCATTTCAGCCAAAAACAAAgtgttctttttaaaaatatatgtttgatgTTAGTGGTAAGGAATTTTCAAAGGAGAAGAtgcttttttgtttctatttaaaatactatctttaaaaagaactttttaaATCTCTCCATATATCATTGTTTTAATTGTCCTAGAAACATAGAAATACTTAATATGAAATACTTTTATGTTTACCACATGTTATTGTTATcgaaatgcatttacttttaatttaatgttttttaaataagagtctaaaaaattatgttttaaaaatgagAATGTATTTAAAACGATGAtattcgattattttaataattaaagtttacaaATAGAATTTATAgacgagttttattattttaaaatatgttttttttctagaattctcttttttttaagatattttaaaatttgttaatccTTTGAAAATCAGAGGTTGTAGAATTTTTTCTGGTAGTGAACTCATCAAAATCAACCGAATGGTCTCGTCAATAGAGTAAGTTGATTTTTTGTCCTTCTTTTGATCTATTGGTTATTCTTTTCAATGTGGTCTCTTTTGGGCTTGCATGTggtgtttgtgttttttcttaCTAGTCTTTGttgattaatgattttaatgatGTTTCCTAATTGTATATGTGTTGTTCACAGGAGCACTTTGAGTTACCTTGAGTTTAAGAGTGCTTTATGGATCTTTAAGTTGTTGGTCGTCTTGTAGATAAGAGAAACTAATTGTTTTAATGTGCGTGAGTTGgatatattgatttaaaatgGCATATGCTGAGTTTGATTGATATTACATTTggaattgaattgaatgatttgaaatttgaattgaattttttttattatggtttGACTATTGTGATTGAGAGAACTGAAGAGCTAAACAATTGTTCAAATTAGTATGAGTTTAAGGTATACAAATAGTGTTGAActatttctttgaaaaaaaaataccaactTGAGCAATTGATCAGGTCTCATTTCACTTAAATCACAAATTTGAGTGTGTTGAAATCTAGTATGATGTTGAGCAGTATTGGTGTGCCGTTAAGCGCAAGTTTTACTATGCAAGTTTGGAAGCATTTTTGCTCTAAACCGTTGAACGACCATTTTTACATATGTTTTGGTGTTAAGCGGTGACAAGGCACCACTGAGCGTCATCTTACATTGCAGTTCTGGAGCAATTTTAGTTATAGGATGCTAAGCGACAAAAGAATGTCACTAAGCACGATGTTTTGCAAGAAGAATAACGTTGAGTGCCAAGATTGTTGTTGAATGCCACCTTTGAGAGAGGTTTGGCATTGAGCGTCATGATAGTCACTGAATGTCACCTTATTGCAAAAGATTTGACATTGAGCATCAACTTTAAACATCCATCTATATACTagttttgtttgttctttttggTTGTTTGGTATTGATTTGTATATTCTTTGATTATGCTTGTGAGTATGAAAATTGTATGTATGGAAATGAGGATGTTTGTTATGATTATATATGTGGTAGTGTTGTTGAGAGAATTTCaaggataaaatttgtatgatGGTGATGTTTAGCGTATGCTTTGACATATGGGAGTTCAGAAAGTAGATATCCTGATATAGTACCAATCATTCAACTTATATAGAGATGAATGaggtgggggggggggggggagaaTGATAGGAGGTCTTAACCCTATACTTTTGGTCTTAGGCGGGAAGAGACTAACTTTGTGAGTAGTGAGGTGATAATCCTTATGTTTATGGCTTTGCAGAACATGAATAATACTATAAGTACACAACTACAGTGAGACCTTATGTCAAAAGCATGTATCCGGATAATTAAGTATAGAGTCACTATTATGTATGTTTCTGAGTTCTAGTACTTTATAAATGTTGAACATGTATATGATATGACTCATCTCTCTTATAATGTTTCTTTTGCACAGTAGTTTATcatgtcattttttttgttttgttgtctCTGTTGTAAGGATCACCTCATGGTGTAAACAGATAACAAGTTAGGTGATGATATACCTTTAGTAAAAGGCAAAAATGCAATAAGtgatttattagttttaacTGGTTGGTTgtctaaaagtttctttttttaaaaaaaaaatattgtaaaatttcGAGATTTGTGTACATATActatattattatgttattaaattttgttaatattttatataacttcTATTTATGTGTATTATCaagatttataatattttatttaataattatttactatcaaatgaaatattaaaaaaactggttaaaattaaaaatggcataatataacattattccCTAAAAGTCATGTATCATTAGAAGAAATAGTTAATTATAACGAATTTATCTAATaagaaattcttttatttatttaagtgctTTACTCCAATAAGTAGAAACACATGCACATGCCATTTCTTTTAGTCgcaatttattaaattgtaaaataatttttgtcaaatctatttataaagataaataaattatatattttttattgaatatttttatagtaaattattatttgaattttaaaaaatatattaaaacgataaaatgataaaatagttattgtagtttattaaataattaaatttaaatgtcggttatttaaagataaaaatgaaaacacaattattttaatttaaaataatagttatgtAAATGgtaatattgaaatatatatatatatatatatatatatatatatatatatatatatatatatatatatatatatatatatatatatatatatgtatgtatatatgtatgtatttaaattccttttgaaatttaaaaatatttttcccatATCcagtattttataatattattaacattttatctattaaaataaataaataatcatttcaaGTTAGGCCCATAGCTGTTTATGATTTAATGTCGACATTCAACATTTTATGAACTAACacaagataaatattatttatttgttttaaaataaatgttaaagataaaaaaaattatattttcaaattttagactcgtgaaaatttaaaaaaaaaagtttataatgtCCAAATATGCTATTTACctattttagaaagataaaaagatattaatttgaaaaattatagttgaaaaacaatttttatatatcaaaataaaaacttatttttttggattataaaaatattccaggcaatattattttatttaaaaattcattttttcataacaataGTTTATgtgattaatatttaaaaacaatacgCATTatcacaagaaaaataatacgaGACAAAaggtttatttaaaaaaaaaaaaagtgcagtGCTACCTTTGTATTAATCCAAAACATTGatcaaagtttatttaaaacttatttttttaaaaaaataaaataaaacttgaatATTATATTCCATTAAcacccaataaaaaaatatcacattgTAAAATAAACCTTTAAGGAATACGGTTAAAACACCGACAGgcaaaatttcagaaaataaaatatattgcatACAAAAATTAATGCTAAAAGAGCAGCAGTTGACggttgaaaatttatattattttaaagttaaattaagaaagaaaagattgcATTTATGGTATGTGTTAGTTGAACGTTGCCCCCAAACATCCTAAAAAGTTGTTGGGAAAGCAAGAAAGAATCTTagacaaattatgaaaatatgttttagttttcaATGCTACTATTGAAGTGAATGTTGTTTAACGTAAGAAAAGACTAAGAggaattaatattaattaattggttaaaatttttatgatattgGTTGTAGGTTACATGAGACGAAAGTGTTTTTCGTGCTGAAGCATGTAATTTTCAAAAGAGAATGCCAGAAGCTACCTACAAACATGTCCTACATTTTAGAAACGTAAACAGAAAGAAACACAGAAGaagtatttaaagaaatttatcaATCGTGAGATGCCAACAAATTACTATAGTTTTTCCCTTATAATCGTTGAATAATATAATGTCAAAGAGAAGGGATGTCACGCAAAGCAATCACTTCTTAGTTGAACAAGTTAAAGAGcttatataaattgtttaagaTATCATTGTTGAGTTTATATGGATTTGTATTGTATTGCAAATAAGGTggacaaaattttaaaagtaaaaagtaggAAATATCaactattaattaatgaattttatgattGAGTTTGTAAAAAATAAGATGGTTTAAAATACGAActatagaaattaattatttgcaATACACAGTTTTAACAAGAGTGGTCTCTTTACCCACCACTAATTTCAACAATAGAGAGATTGGTTATCCTTTAACGATAGTGATTTCTTATCCACCTTGCAGTTTTAACTCCATCAGCTACCAAAATGATGAAACAGTTAATTCAGAATGAATTCCATGCTATATGCATACTGAAATGGAGTGAtagtattaaagaaaaaacaataaatacatacattttcttggttttatcaATCTCTGACGTGATTTCTTAAACAATTAAACCAACGTTATAATCTGTGAAAGTCGTTTGCTGTAATgaatctttttcttcctccctTTGTACTTTCCATTGTTCATCCATTCATTTATCAACAAGGTACGTGGTCCTGCTACGACATATATACATCCCAaaaaggttttattttttactaaaatgcTGCTGTCTATAAGACACGTTGAGGGGGAAAtgcaatcaaaatatatttgaaattagtTTCTAATGAACAGGCTTCACCCACAGAGCGAGGGCGATATTGTATAGGTTCCTAATAGCTTACCAACTAAGAATGGATATAAAATTAGGTTAAAATGAATAAGCAATATAGAGGGCAAAACTAGATTATCACTATGTATTTAGGATCAGAATTCCTTACATTTAGACGTAAGAATTAAGCACTGTAGCTTCTACAGCATTCGCAGCTATACTACCTAGACTCGTTTAGAACGATTACAAGCATACAACATCGCTAAACTGCAAACTAACATCATTCATTACTCTCAAAAATTTGACCTCATCCAAGAACTTATAactaaagaatatataaattaaaaatttcacacTTGCAAGGCAAAATCGGTGTTGGAAGGTGGATCTGAGTCAACAACTTAAAAGCCGAAATCTTTTGTTGTCCCATCTTTTCCTGCATCATCTAATTTGACTCATCATGTGAAAATGGCAAATTGCTAATGCCAGACTAACCTGCGGAGGGTGGAAGGTAGTGTTTGAACCAGTCTTGAAGGGCACACACAAAATATCTTAAAGCCCGGTCTTTATGTCTCTTGAGCTCTGCTGAGTGACgtcaaagaaaaatataattcactGACGGTTTCGTGTATGTAGTGTGTCATTCTACAGCCGTTGTCCTTTTCTCCAACAAGGACTCCAAAAATTCCGAGCACAATTTGGTGAGGGGAGGCAACGAATGGGATGATCCACTAAATATGGTCTCCCAGGGCCTCTCGGAAGCAGCAGATGGAATTGGTGAAGCTATGTTCCTTTTCCAATCAAACTTGGGTAGCGCTCCATAAATTGACGTGTATCCAGATTGTCCTGAAATTCAGGGCCATAAAATGTAGTCTATTTATGAAGGACTTCTTTACAGTACAAGCTACCTCATTGCTAAAATgaacaattaatatttaagtcgAGACAACGAAAGGaatgtgaaatttgtttaacaaTATAAccaatttaattctttctttctttatgggACGTTTCGAATAAGAGTGTTAGAGGTGTTAATTTAGGCTCTacataattaaacaataatGTTGAAGATCATTTCAAACAAAACCAGACTTAACCATTCATTTTAATCGTATGGCCATGATTTGCTCTTCTCACTTTCATCTTATGGGTTAGAACTTGAACGTATGACCTTTTGTCTTCGTCCCTAGACATCAAGCAGAAAAGTATAAAACCAAACAGAACACAATAAAAGTCATCACACCTGTTTCTTCAAACACACGATCTTCGTGCCCGGTGATACTAAGCTCACGGGCTTCTTTGCCATACGGATGAAAGATGACATACTCACGATCTCCGTTTATATATACAAGCAGCGCCTGTGATGCTCTCCCGTCAGTAATTGCTGATTCAGATGGCTCTCCTTTGAGAAAAGCAAGTCCCCCTCCCTTGGCCTGAATGAGATAAACAAAACAGGAAGAACATGCAAAGCAACATAAATTGTCAAGCAAACGAGAGAAAAGCAAGTCCCCTCCCCTTTATCAAACATTTATTATGTTGGCACCAGCACCAGAGCTACAGCACTGCAGATATTGGATGAATTGTAATTTGCCACCAATGGCACGGCACATCTTGCCATTTTACTTTGTGCAAACCTAAAATAGCCATGGTAGATATTGGTGGTTTGGGATTGATggaattttacatatatttaggtcttaaaaaaatatattatagggATTTGGTAACGGGAATCAAAATCCCGAAATTTC
This genomic stretch from Vigna radiata var. radiata cultivar VC1973A chromosome 7, Vradiata_ver6, whole genome shotgun sequence harbors:
- the LOC106765441 gene encoding probable receptor-like serine/threonine-protein kinase At5g57670, giving the protein MRYIRSNSFKRFFSFGRRSSREQVPSPNGGESHETLPYKEEPFGRPSWKCFSYEDLFDATNGFSSENLVGKGGYAEVYKGTMNGGEEIAVKRLTRTSRDERKEKEFLTEIGTIGHVNHSNVLPLLGCCIDNGLYLVFELSSRGSVASLLHDEKLPPLDWKTRHKIAIGTARGLHYLHKGCKRRIIHRDIKASNILLTKDFEPQISDFGLAKWLPSQWTHHSIAPIEGTFGHLAPEYYLHGVVDEKTDVFAFGVFLLEVISGRKPVDGSHQSLHSWAKPILNKGGIEELVDPRLEGAYDVTQLKRFSFAASLCIRASSTWRPTMTEVLEIMEEGERDVEKWKMAEEEEEEEEEEFWGFEDLEYEYDSSFSMSLLDSIGSTG